One Bdellovibrionota bacterium DNA window includes the following coding sequences:
- a CDS encoding biotin transporter BioY translates to MKTKMLSPSIMDFALKNFAATKPNTLINALAVVAGSFLIVLSAQIYIPLPFTPVPITAQTLSVLLVGSLLGSKRAPLSVLLYVLYGALGFPVFSENSGGMQVLMGATGGYIFGFILAGYVVGKFTEMAWDKSLGKSLIAMTVAQLLIFVPGLLWLGQFVGYANVLEQGFYPFIIGGIIKTLLAGSSSVLAWTLIKKLSPKV, encoded by the coding sequence ATGAAAACTAAAATGTTAAGCCCATCTATAATGGATTTTGCACTTAAGAATTTTGCGGCTACCAAGCCAAACACATTGATTAATGCATTGGCAGTTGTTGCGGGAAGTTTCTTGATTGTACTGAGTGCTCAAATCTACATTCCGCTTCCGTTCACTCCGGTTCCGATCACAGCACAGACATTGTCTGTGCTTTTGGTAGGTTCATTGTTAGGCTCAAAGAGAGCTCCGCTTTCGGTTTTACTTTATGTTCTTTATGGGGCCTTAGGTTTTCCTGTTTTTTCTGAAAATTCTGGTGGTATGCAAGTGCTAATGGGTGCAACTGGCGGATACATTTTTGGTTTTATTTTAGCAGGATACGTTGTTGGAAAATTCACGGAAATGGCTTGGGACAAGTCTTTGGGCAAAAGTTTAATTGCAATGACGGTTGCTCAATTATTAATTTTTGTTCCCGGCTTATTATGGCTAGGACAATTTGTAGGGTATGCAAATGTTTTAGAGCAAGGTTTCTATCCCTTCATTATTGGTGGAATAATAAAAACACTGCTTGCGGGTTCCAGCTCGGTTCTGGCTTGGACTCTCATTAAAAAACTTTCACCTAAGGTATAA
- a CDS encoding FAD-dependent oxidoreductase, giving the protein MAVLKFKGKVLRNEFITPTVFEIDFQLDTETFNFEAGQFIMVKFKDPENPEKLLSRAYSILSPPENKVVTLCVKYVEEGKGTNFLKALKVNDFVDLSGPYGKFVYKTAKPRFPFFISTGTGIAPYVSMIESEKFQKEHPSRGVCLFGVRTSDEILYQHNFSKDSKFEYIPTVSQPNPNWNGFKGRVTHYLKELPQNYDWTLADYYICGGNDMIKEVKEILTSKGVPKDQIFQEIYFT; this is encoded by the coding sequence ATGGCAGTCTTGAAGTTTAAAGGCAAAGTTCTCCGCAACGAATTTATAACCCCCACAGTTTTTGAAATTGATTTTCAATTGGACACCGAGACTTTTAATTTTGAAGCTGGTCAATTTATAATGGTTAAATTCAAAGACCCAGAAAACCCCGAAAAACTATTATCTAGAGCTTATTCGATTCTGTCTCCTCCAGAAAACAAAGTCGTAACTCTTTGTGTGAAGTATGTGGAAGAAGGAAAAGGGACAAACTTTTTAAAAGCACTGAAGGTAAACGATTTTGTAGATCTCTCAGGACCATACGGGAAATTCGTTTATAAAACCGCTAAACCTAGATTCCCATTTTTTATTTCTACAGGGACAGGCATTGCTCCGTATGTGTCTATGATTGAATCTGAAAAATTTCAAAAAGAACATCCTTCGCGGGGAGTTTGCTTATTTGGTGTGCGCACCTCCGACGAAATTCTATATCAGCACAACTTCAGCAAAGACTCCAAGTTTGAATACATACCTACGGTTTCCCAACCAAACCCTAACTGGAATGGATTTAAAGGCCGTGTTACTCATTACTTAAAGGAACTTCCTCAAAATTATGATTGGACACTTGCCGATTATTATATTTGCGGTGGGAATGACATGATTAAGGAAGTAAAAGAAATTTTAACTTCGAAAGGTGTTCCTAAAGATCAAATATTCCAGGAGATATACTTTACGTGA
- a CDS encoding 2OG-Fe(II) oxygenase, whose protein sequence is MIIDRILTDIQNKGFSVQEHIFAKEDLLSLKTDILNAYHNNSLAEYSLKAAGIGKNADLQKNIRGDQIHWLQKEHLSSTQEIVWDFLETLKVHFNQNLFFGLKGFETHVTVYPVNTFYKKHIDQFRLTGQGMESIDSKFRKISFILYLNEDWEQSDGGELRLFDFNDQEKEITTVLPQFGRGVFFLSEDFPHEVLETRRERVSMTGWFYQ, encoded by the coding sequence GTGATTATTGATAGAATTTTAACCGACATTCAAAATAAGGGTTTTTCGGTTCAAGAACATATCTTTGCTAAGGAAGACCTTTTAAGTCTCAAAACCGACATCTTAAATGCGTATCATAATAATTCTCTTGCAGAATACTCTCTAAAAGCAGCCGGGATTGGTAAAAATGCCGATCTCCAAAAAAATATCCGGGGAGATCAAATACATTGGCTACAAAAAGAACACTTAAGTTCTACACAAGAAATAGTTTGGGATTTTTTAGAAACACTTAAAGTCCATTTTAATCAGAACTTGTTTTTTGGTCTTAAGGGTTTTGAGACTCACGTTACAGTTTATCCGGTAAATACATTTTATAAAAAGCACATTGATCAATTCAGGCTCACAGGACAAGGAATGGAATCCATCGACTCTAAGTTTCGAAAAATTTCATTTATTCTTTATCTCAATGAGGATTGGGAGCAGTCAGATGGTGGAGAATTAAGACTTTTTGATTTCAATGATCAAGAAAAAGAGATCACGACAGTCCTTCCACAATTTGGACGAGGAGTATTTTTTTTGAGTGAAGATTTTCCGCATGAAGTTTTAGAAACTCGGCGCGAGCGGGTCTCGATGACAGGCTGGTTTTATCAATGA
- a CDS encoding alkaline phosphatase PhoX: MSRKIMHPTRRDFLKNTGITAIALTSSGLIANLLTGCATTKIKRNLNPNIPSIEPSMEDKVILSTGLEYHKLISWKDPINKSEFFGMNNDFIAFIPLEEKADEGIMWVNNEFPTPYLIHKERKSSKKTKDQIIQEQKNVGGSLIHIKKINNQWQLVKDSKYNRRISGQTEIPFVNATIQGKKSAIGTLANCSGGVTPWNTILSCEENYDDYYGEYEYKNGLRFKLDTSKYGWDKHFDYDPEHYGWVVEVDPLTGKAKKHLTMGRMAHECAKPILAKDGRTVVYTGDDAEDEHLYKFISDEKGSLDKGTLYVAHMETGTWRPLTLDNPKLKGKFKDLTDLLVQTRTAAKMLDATPLNRPEDIDILPETNTVLIACTNNQKRLDAHGYILAIDEENQDPASLKFKSYKWLECGPDAGMSCPDNFAIDKKGNLWVTSDISEKLIGDFPYKGFGNNGLFYIPTSGEDKGVVYQVASCPVDAEFAGPCFSPDFKTLFLSVQHPGNSSSEENGYTSSWPDGEGTIPRSSVIAISGPLLDRLNT; this comes from the coding sequence GTGAGTAGAAAAATCATGCATCCAACGAGAAGAGACTTCCTAAAGAATACAGGTATAACAGCAATCGCCCTCACCTCTTCTGGATTAATAGCAAACCTACTCACAGGTTGCGCCACGACAAAAATCAAAAGAAACTTAAACCCTAATATTCCATCTATTGAACCTTCAATGGAAGATAAAGTTATCTTGAGCACTGGTCTGGAATATCACAAGTTGATTTCATGGAAAGATCCAATTAACAAATCTGAATTCTTTGGAATGAATAATGATTTTATAGCTTTTATTCCCCTCGAAGAAAAAGCTGACGAAGGTATTATGTGGGTCAATAACGAATTCCCAACTCCTTACTTGATTCATAAAGAAAGAAAATCTTCGAAGAAAACAAAAGATCAAATTATCCAAGAGCAAAAAAATGTTGGCGGAAGCTTAATCCATATCAAAAAAATCAACAATCAATGGCAACTCGTCAAAGATTCGAAATACAACCGCAGAATTTCTGGTCAAACAGAGATTCCCTTTGTGAATGCCACAATCCAAGGTAAGAAATCTGCCATAGGCACCCTTGCAAATTGTTCTGGCGGTGTTACTCCTTGGAATACAATTCTTTCATGCGAAGAAAATTATGACGATTATTATGGCGAGTACGAATATAAAAATGGTTTAAGATTCAAACTTGATACCTCAAAATACGGATGGGACAAACACTTTGATTACGATCCAGAACATTATGGCTGGGTAGTTGAAGTTGATCCTTTGACTGGTAAAGCAAAAAAACATTTAACCATGGGAAGAATGGCTCACGAATGCGCAAAACCCATTCTTGCAAAGGACGGCAGAACTGTTGTCTACACCGGAGATGATGCTGAGGATGAACATCTCTATAAATTTATTTCTGATGAAAAGGGAAGCTTGGACAAAGGAACTCTTTATGTTGCACACATGGAAACGGGAACGTGGAGACCTCTCACGCTAGATAATCCTAAATTAAAAGGTAAATTTAAAGATCTCACAGATCTCTTGGTACAAACTCGTACTGCTGCAAAAATGCTGGATGCCACGCCACTCAATCGCCCAGAAGACATTGATATCTTGCCGGAAACAAACACTGTTCTTATTGCTTGCACGAACAATCAAAAACGTCTTGATGCCCACGGATATATTCTAGCCATAGACGAAGAAAATCAAGATCCAGCATCTCTCAAATTCAAGTCTTACAAATGGCTCGAATGCGGGCCTGATGCTGGAATGTCTTGCCCTGATAATTTTGCTATAGATAAAAAAGGAAATCTCTGGGTCACTTCAGACATAAGTGAAAAGCTCATCGGAGATTTTCCTTACAAAGGCTTTGGTAACAATGGACTCTTTTATATCCCTACATCAGGAGAAGACAAAGGCGTCGTTTACCAGGTTGCATCTTGTCCCGTGGATGCTGAATTTGCAGGTCCTTGCTTTTCCCCTGATTTTAAAACATTATTTTTATCAGTACAGCATCCAGGAAATTCTTCGTCAGAAGAAAATGGCTACACGAGTAGCTGGCCAGACGGCGAAGGTACAATCCCGAGATCCAGCGTAATCGCCATCTCAGGACCATTACTCGACAGATTAAACACATAA
- a CDS encoding Fe-Mn family superoxide dismutase yields the protein MAFELPKLPYEKNALEPHISAETLDFHHGKHHNAYVVKLNELAKGTKYETMSLEEVIKNSEGPIFNQAAQIWNHTFYWHCLSPKGGGKPTGKLAEKIDSTFGSFEKFKEQFTNTSVGTFGSGWGWLAQDAAGNLKIISTSNAQLPMTQGLTALLTCDVWEHAYYIDYRNARPKYVEAFWNLVNWDFVSKNMK from the coding sequence ATGGCGTTTGAATTACCAAAATTACCTTACGAAAAAAATGCTTTAGAGCCGCATATATCAGCAGAGACGTTGGATTTTCACCATGGAAAGCATCACAATGCTTACGTGGTAAAGCTCAATGAACTTGCTAAGGGTACCAAATATGAAACTATGAGTTTAGAAGAAGTGATCAAAAACTCTGAAGGACCGATTTTCAACCAAGCTGCTCAAATTTGGAATCATACTTTCTATTGGCATTGCTTATCACCAAAAGGTGGCGGCAAACCAACGGGTAAATTGGCAGAAAAAATCGATTCAACATTTGGATCCTTTGAAAAATTCAAAGAGCAGTTCACCAACACATCGGTAGGAACATTCGGTTCAGGGTGGGGATGGCTCGCGCAGGATGCTGCTGGAAATTTAAAAATCATTTCTACATCCAACGCGCAACTTCCAATGACCCAAGGGTTAACGGCGCTGTTAACTTGTGATGTTTGGGAACATGCTTATTACATTGATTATAGAAATGCTCGCCCAAAATATGTTGAAGCTTTTTGGAATTTAGTTAACTGGGATTTTGTTTCTAAAAACATGAAGTAG
- the pip gene encoding prolyl aminopeptidase yields MTYNVFPEIEPYNTFRLKVSDIHELYIEECGNPKGQPVVFLHGGPGAGISAKHRRYFDPKHYRIVLFDQRGAGKSTPHAELKQNTTWDLVADIERIREHLEISKWLVFGGSWGSTLALAYAETHPTSVTGLVIRGIFLCRKEEINWFYQFGAHHVFPDFWEKYIEVIPEAERTDMLTAYYKKLTSNNETERLKAAKAWSVWEGSTIKLIPDQAAIDTFGSDHMALSLARIEAHYFINGCWWKTDNQLIEDVYKIRHIPSVIVHGRYDMVCPFKNAWDLHKAWPEARFEPVLAGHAVDEPAITDALIRATESFKNLK; encoded by the coding sequence ATGACTTACAATGTTTTTCCGGAGATTGAGCCTTATAATACATTTAGATTAAAAGTTTCTGATATTCATGAACTTTATATTGAAGAGTGTGGGAATCCAAAGGGTCAACCTGTTGTATTCCTTCATGGAGGACCTGGTGCTGGCATATCTGCAAAGCACAGACGGTATTTTGATCCAAAACATTACCGTATAGTTTTATTTGATCAACGGGGCGCCGGAAAATCTACTCCACACGCTGAACTTAAACAAAATACGACTTGGGATTTAGTAGCTGATATCGAAAGAATTAGGGAACATCTAGAAATTTCAAAATGGCTCGTATTTGGCGGATCTTGGGGATCAACCCTAGCTTTAGCTTACGCCGAAACTCACCCCACATCCGTAACAGGGTTAGTTATAAGAGGAATTTTCTTATGTAGAAAAGAAGAAATCAATTGGTTCTATCAATTTGGCGCCCATCATGTGTTTCCTGATTTTTGGGAAAAATATATTGAAGTCATTCCCGAAGCAGAGCGCACCGATATGCTCACCGCCTACTACAAAAAATTAACGAGCAATAATGAAACCGAAAGATTAAAAGCCGCAAAAGCCTGGAGCGTTTGGGAAGGATCGACAATCAAATTAATTCCCGATCAAGCAGCTATAGATACTTTTGGTAGTGATCATATGGCGCTGTCACTTGCGCGCATTGAAGCCCATTACTTTATCAATGGTTGTTGGTGGAAAACAGACAATCAATTGATTGAAGATGTTTATAAAATCAGACATATCCCTTCCGTCATTGTGCATGGAAGATACGATATGGTATGTCCATTCAAGAATGCTTGGGATCTTCATAAAGCTTGGCCTGAAGCAAGATTTGAACCTGTTCTTGCGGGTCATGCTGTAGATGAACCCGCCATCACCGACGCTCTTATTCGCGCAACGGAATCTTTTAAAAATTTAAAATAA
- a CDS encoding helix-turn-helix transcriptional regulator, with translation MLRDVLINQKGLSNREAEVAELVTKGLSNKEVANQLFVTEKTVKFHLTNIYKKMSLKSRAQLIVWCMPHFSFAETPSSSNGNAGAANTNTSNDGAISSQSIQNTIPSGNSTVGGLKGGTGSGFGF, from the coding sequence ATGCTCAGAGACGTACTTATAAACCAAAAAGGGTTATCAAATAGAGAAGCTGAAGTTGCTGAATTAGTAACTAAAGGTCTTAGCAACAAGGAAGTTGCAAATCAACTTTTCGTTACAGAAAAGACGGTAAAGTTCCATCTTACGAACATCTACAAAAAGATGAGCTTAAAGTCTAGAGCGCAACTTATCGTATGGTGTATGCCACACTTTTCATTCGCAGAGACACCGAGCTCTTCAAATGGGAATGCTGGAGCAGCAAACACAAATACATCAAACGATGGTGCTATCTCAAGCCAATCTATCCAGAACACAATTCCATCTGGCAACTCAACTGTGGGTGGCTTAAAAGGTGGTACTGGTTCAGGCTTTGGATTCTAA
- a CDS encoding acyl-CoA thioesterase has product MKTVKSSQVIMTEMVLPSHINALGSIFGGVIMSWIDIAAAICAQRHSNKTVVTASIDALHFVAPVYKGWIVNLKASCNFASRTSMEIGVRIDAENPISGETFHTATAYLTFVAIDENLKPIPVPKLLPESAEEKRRYEAAQIRRQTRLERKKAIEK; this is encoded by the coding sequence ATGAAAACGGTAAAATCATCGCAAGTCATAATGACGGAGATGGTTTTGCCTTCTCACATTAACGCCCTTGGTAGTATTTTCGGGGGCGTAATTATGTCATGGATCGATATCGCGGCCGCTATCTGCGCCCAAAGACACTCCAACAAAACCGTAGTCACAGCTAGCATTGATGCTCTTCATTTCGTCGCGCCCGTTTATAAAGGGTGGATCGTGAATTTAAAAGCCTCATGCAATTTTGCCTCTCGTACTTCTATGGAAATCGGCGTTCGTATAGATGCTGAAAATCCAATTTCAGGAGAAACGTTTCATACTGCGACAGCCTATCTGACTTTTGTTGCAATTGATGAAAACTTAAAACCCATTCCAGTGCCAAAGTTATTGCCAGAATCTGCCGAAGAGAAGAGACGATATGAAGCAGCTCAAATCCGAAGACAAACAAGGCTTGAACGCAAAAAAGCTATCGAAAAATAG
- a CDS encoding cyclic nucleotide-binding domain-containing protein produces the protein MNLKASKILWENIFKFHKSEQKTKIAFLKSIPFFSRLTRKQLEEVSHILHERIYEKDEFIFEMNQPGAALFLIQEGEVSIEAKTNETDFTQIAILKDQSFFGELALLDESPRSASARSVIRTHAWALFRSDLLKLSESRPDIACEIYKILANMIGERLKTTNKLLKSEDSKKVA, from the coding sequence GTGAACCTAAAAGCCAGTAAAATTCTTTGGGAAAACATTTTCAAATTTCACAAGTCCGAACAAAAGACAAAGATCGCTTTCCTAAAAAGCATTCCTTTCTTTTCAAGATTGACCAGAAAGCAGTTGGAAGAAGTTTCCCATATCCTCCATGAAAGAATTTACGAAAAAGATGAGTTTATCTTTGAAATGAATCAACCGGGCGCCGCACTTTTCTTGATCCAAGAAGGGGAAGTGAGCATCGAAGCGAAGACCAATGAAACAGATTTTACCCAGATTGCAATCTTGAAAGATCAATCTTTTTTTGGAGAGCTTGCGCTTTTAGATGAGTCACCAAGATCAGCATCGGCGAGATCGGTAATAAGAACTCATGCTTGGGCACTTTTTAGAAGTGATCTTTTAAAGCTTTCAGAATCTAGACCAGATATTGCGTGTGAAATATATAAAATCTTAGCCAACATGATTGGTGAAAGACTTAAAACTACAAACAAACTTCTCAAATCTGAAGATAGCAAAAAGGTCGCATAA
- a CDS encoding class I SAM-dependent methyltransferase has protein sequence MYKLLDSGNFQKLEQVGPFKVVRPSPQAVWKPDLSLDDWMSQADAHYERYSNGKGEWKIKNKKIEAPFTVQFNDIQMIMKLTSFGHLGVFVEQIPQWLKIQNIIKKALAKQSEFKFLNLFAYTGGATVSALKAGAEVVHLDASKTSVAWAKENADKTGLAGKPVRWIVDDAAKFVQKEVRRGSKYHGIILDPPSFGRGAKNEVWKIEEHMIPLLDDIKQLMDDNFSFIQLSSHSQGYTPLALKNLLTQVCENYKGEYIAEELVVLDKTDKTLPSGAHCFFTRS, from the coding sequence ATGTATAAATTGTTAGACAGTGGTAATTTCCAAAAATTGGAACAGGTGGGCCCCTTTAAGGTGGTCCGTCCCTCTCCTCAAGCTGTTTGGAAGCCGGACCTTAGTCTCGACGATTGGATGTCTCAAGCTGATGCTCACTATGAGAGATATTCTAATGGTAAGGGCGAATGGAAAATTAAAAATAAGAAAATTGAAGCTCCCTTCACCGTGCAATTCAATGATATTCAAATGATTATGAAGCTCACAAGTTTCGGTCACTTGGGTGTATTTGTGGAACAAATTCCTCAATGGCTTAAGATTCAAAACATCATTAAAAAAGCTCTAGCAAAACAATCGGAATTCAAGTTTTTAAATTTATTTGCCTACACTGGTGGCGCAACCGTGAGCGCACTCAAGGCCGGCGCTGAGGTTGTGCATTTGGATGCTTCAAAAACTTCTGTCGCTTGGGCAAAAGAAAATGCTGACAAGACGGGCCTCGCCGGAAAACCCGTTCGCTGGATCGTGGATGATGCTGCAAAGTTTGTTCAAAAGGAAGTTCGCAGAGGATCTAAGTACCACGGTATAATCTTAGACCCTCCTAGTTTTGGTCGTGGTGCTAAAAATGAAGTTTGGAAGATCGAAGAACATATGATTCCCCTTCTCGATGATATCAAACAACTGATGGATGATAATTTTAGCTTTATTCAATTGAGTTCGCACTCTCAAGGTTATACGCCCCTGGCGCTTAAAAATTTACTCACGCAAGTTTGCGAAAATTATAAGGGTGAATATATTGCGGAAGAATTGGTGGTATTGGATAAAACAGACAAGACATTGCCTTCTGGCGCACATTGTTTTTTCACAAGAAGCTAG
- a CDS encoding thrombospondin type-1 domain-containing protein translates to MRATILNNERGGMAALLSVIVLSLIMVSTLTSFYTYLENRARFQERIRMNYQMGYVVEDISRALMEAHEAFLGDPLCTGAAVRWIDCAQVCAPSTAGLDVPSGTPANALCVKSDNLNKIVNGAEYFCTYNVDGNNGETMPAYCSALSASNDRDFTGASATMVAANDTKTKVSNWYSRLDKFFDTTIVRNAPVIAGKMYPVLEARIQPPTLLGWMLPQAAVASAPPGYTSPGGQEEFPGGGEEPPGTTTPIPTSPNQPDPGETVGDCSTNPELDSCASQCEGLSPRDPKPAFCKNALSKVRVALVDGNGCGPTSTDARCKRCSGKERRNGACVKVSVCPPWIPANECVSTRGVDKRIHQMIRTADITNLTTYMWGTGEWGTCASGSRNRNVYCMNTDNSTIAANGLCTGAQPDSARPCFAGSGGSCGSCTYESGAGRVCYMCP, encoded by the coding sequence ATGAGAGCAACTATATTAAATAACGAGCGTGGCGGAATGGCTGCTTTGTTGTCGGTAATAGTTTTGTCGCTGATCATGGTGAGTACCTTAACTTCATTTTATACTTACCTCGAAAATCGCGCGAGATTTCAAGAACGTATTCGTATGAATTATCAAATGGGCTACGTTGTTGAAGATATAAGTAGGGCTCTCATGGAGGCCCACGAGGCATTCTTGGGAGATCCGCTTTGCACTGGAGCAGCTGTGAGATGGATTGACTGCGCACAGGTTTGTGCACCTTCCACAGCAGGATTGGATGTTCCAAGTGGAACTCCTGCGAATGCTCTCTGTGTAAAAAGTGACAATCTCAATAAAATCGTAAATGGTGCAGAATATTTTTGTACTTACAACGTAGATGGAAATAACGGCGAAACTATGCCGGCTTATTGCTCTGCCCTCAGCGCATCTAACGACCGCGATTTTACAGGCGCAAGTGCTACAATGGTTGCTGCAAATGATACAAAAACTAAAGTGAGCAATTGGTACTCTCGTTTAGATAAATTCTTTGATACTACAATTGTCAGAAATGCTCCGGTGATTGCAGGAAAAATGTATCCTGTTCTTGAAGCAAGGATTCAACCACCAACATTGTTGGGCTGGATGTTGCCGCAGGCAGCAGTAGCGTCTGCTCCTCCAGGTTATACTTCTCCAGGTGGTCAGGAAGAATTTCCAGGAGGCGGAGAAGAGCCACCAGGAACTACGACTCCCATACCTACTTCCCCAAATCAGCCAGATCCCGGAGAAACGGTGGGAGATTGTTCAACCAATCCTGAATTGGATAGTTGTGCTAGCCAATGTGAAGGGCTGAGTCCTAGAGATCCAAAACCAGCATTTTGTAAAAATGCATTATCAAAAGTCAGAGTCGCTCTTGTGGATGGAAACGGGTGCGGACCTACAAGTACAGATGCTCGTTGTAAGCGCTGTAGTGGAAAAGAAAGAAGAAACGGAGCATGTGTTAAAGTTTCTGTATGTCCTCCATGGATTCCGGCAAATGAGTGTGTATCAACAAGAGGAGTCGATAAAAGAATTCACCAGATGATAAGAACCGCAGACATTACAAATTTAACAACATATATGTGGGGAACTGGAGAATGGGGAACATGTGCTTCGGGTTCTCGAAATAGAAATGTATACTGCATGAATACAGATAACTCTACGATTGCTGCCAATGGATTATGTACTGGTGCTCAACCGGATTCAGCGAGACCGTGTTTTGCGGGCAGTGGTGGCAGTTGTGGGTCTTGCACTTACGAAAGTGGCGCCGGACGTGTCTGTTACATGTGTCCTTAA